The proteins below come from a single Zea mays cultivar B73 chromosome 8, Zm-B73-REFERENCE-NAM-5.0, whole genome shotgun sequence genomic window:
- the LOC100217045 gene encoding uncharacterized protein isoform X3: protein MEYSNLQQQAASLKKNLFDQGYLDEQFCQIEDLQDEASPNFTEEVVSLFFKNSTRLMTNIEQAIIGACRMKNECTSFRNRCGDENVEGCMRSFQNLKREHGVLRQKLESYFQLLRQAGPAVTATRPRGM from the exons ATGGAGTATTCTAATTTGCAGCAGCAGGCAGCGTCCTTGAAAAAGAACCTCTTTGATCAG GGATACTTGGATGAGCAATTTTGTCAGATTGAGGACTTGCAGGATGAAGCAAGCCCTAATTTTACAGAAGAAGTTGTTTCCCTGTTCTTCAAGAACTCAACCAGGCTAATGACAAATATTGAGCAAGCTAT CATCGGTGCTTGCAGGATGAAGAACGAGTGCACCTCATTCAGAAATAGATGTGGAGACGAGAACGTTGAAGG TTGTATGAGGTCCTTCCAGAACCTGAAGAGGGAGCATGGAGTCCTCAGGCAGAAGCTGGAATCCTACTTCCAG CTGCTGCGACAAGCCGGTCCTGCCGTGACTGCAACCAGGCCTAGAGGCATGTAA
- the LOC100217045 gene encoding uncharacterized protein isoform X2 — MEYSNLQQQAASLKKNLFDQGYLDEQFCQIEDLQDEASPNFTEEVVSLFFKNSTRLMTNIEQAMDRNPRDFCRWDVNMQQLKGTCSRMKNECTSFRNRCGDENVEGCMRSFQNLKREHGVLRQKLESYFQLLRQAGPAVTATRPRGM; from the exons ATGGAGTATTCTAATTTGCAGCAGCAGGCAGCGTCCTTGAAAAAGAACCTCTTTGATCAG GGATACTTGGATGAGCAATTTTGTCAGATTGAGGACTTGCAGGATGAAGCAAGCCCTAATTTTACAGAAGAAGTTGTTTCCCTGTTCTTCAAGAACTCAACCAGGCTAATGACAAATATTGAGCAAGCTAT GGACAGGAATCCCAGAGATTTCTGTAGATGGGATGTAAACATGCAGCAATTAAAAGGAACCTGTTCTAG GATGAAGAACGAGTGCACCTCATTCAGAAATAGATGTGGAGACGAGAACGTTGAAGG TTGTATGAGGTCCTTCCAGAACCTGAAGAGGGAGCATGGAGTCCTCAGGCAGAAGCTGGAATCCTACTTCCAG CTGCTGCGACAAGCCGGTCCTGCCGTGACTGCAACCAGGCCTAGAGGCATGTAA
- the LOC100217045 gene encoding uncharacterized protein isoform X1: MEYSNLQQQAASLKKNLFDQGYLDEQFCQIEDLQDEASPNFTEEVVSLFFKNSTRLMTNIEQAMDRNPRDFCRWDVNMQQLKGTCSSIGACRMKNECTSFRNRCGDENVEGCMRSFQNLKREHGVLRQKLESYFQLLRQAGPAVTATRPRGM; this comes from the exons ATGGAGTATTCTAATTTGCAGCAGCAGGCAGCGTCCTTGAAAAAGAACCTCTTTGATCAG GGATACTTGGATGAGCAATTTTGTCAGATTGAGGACTTGCAGGATGAAGCAAGCCCTAATTTTACAGAAGAAGTTGTTTCCCTGTTCTTCAAGAACTCAACCAGGCTAATGACAAATATTGAGCAAGCTAT GGACAGGAATCCCAGAGATTTCTGTAGATGGGATGTAAACATGCAGCAATTAAAAGGAACCTGTTCTAG CATCGGTGCTTGCAGGATGAAGAACGAGTGCACCTCATTCAGAAATAGATGTGGAGACGAGAACGTTGAAGG TTGTATGAGGTCCTTCCAGAACCTGAAGAGGGAGCATGGAGTCCTCAGGCAGAAGCTGGAATCCTACTTCCAG CTGCTGCGACAAGCCGGTCCTGCCGTGACTGCAACCAGGCCTAGAGGCATGTAA
- the LOC100217045 gene encoding uncharacterized protein LOC100217045 precursor: MRCHKLEQHFVMFTCLVTSSFVGNLTTLCRDRNPRDFCRWDVNMQQLKGTCSSIGACRMKNECTSFRNRCGDENVEGCMRSFQNLKREHGVLRQKLESYFQLLRQAGPAVTATRPRGM, translated from the exons ATGCGATGTCATAAACTAGAACAACACTTTGTTATGTTTACATGTTTAGTGACATCAAGTTTTGTTGGAAATCTGACAACACTGTGCAGGGACAGGAATCCCAGAGATTTCTGTAGATGGGATGTAAACATGCAGCAATTAAAAGGAACCTGTTCTAG CATCGGTGCTTGCAGGATGAAGAACGAGTGCACCTCATTCAGAAATAGATGTGGAGACGAGAACGTTGAAGG TTGTATGAGGTCCTTCCAGAACCTGAAGAGGGAGCATGGAGTCCTCAGGCAGAAGCTGGAATCCTACTTCCAG CTGCTGCGACAAGCCGGTCCTGCCGTGACTGCAACCAGGCCTAGAGGCATGTAA
- the LOC118473137 gene encoding uncharacterized protein isoform X2: MRGVHSPAAQLLKPSLLRALRLPLSWKGDGHSHPCSGFVVTDVLLGVWGPVNYGGYWRPRSKNLVLPVQCSHRCRFAPKYGCHWRECAVCLHINQGIKISKEAFWLFHSTSDSLIKM, encoded by the exons ATGCGCGGCGTCCACTCGCCGGCGGCCCAACTTCTCAAGCCTTCACTCCTACGCGCGCTTCGCCTTCCCCTCTCCTGGAAGGGAGACGGCCATTCTCACCCGTGCTCCGGATTTGTG GTGACGGACGTATTGCTCGGAGTTTGGGGACCAGTCAATTATGGAGGTTACTGGAGGCCCCGGTCCAAGAATCTTGTGTTGCCTGTACAGTGTAGCCATCGCTGCCGCTTTGCCCCCAAATATGGATGCCACTGGAGAGAATGTGCTGTGTGCCTTCACATCAACCAAGGAATCAAGATATCTAAAGAG GCTTTCTGGTTGTTTCACTCCACATCAGATTCTCTTATCAAGATGTGA
- the LOC118473137 gene encoding uncharacterized protein isoform X1, producing MRGVHSPAAQLLKPSLLRALRLPLSWKGDGHSHPCSGFVVVQLQPCVTDVLLGVWGPVNYGGYWRPRSKNLVLPVQCSHRCRFAPKYGCHWRECAVCLHINQGIKISKEAFWLFHSTSDSLIKM from the exons ATGCGCGGCGTCCACTCGCCGGCGGCCCAACTTCTCAAGCCTTCACTCCTACGCGCGCTTCGCCTTCCCCTCTCCTGGAAGGGAGACGGCCATTCTCACCCGTGCTCCGGATTTGTGGTAGTTCAACTTCAACCGTGT GTGACGGACGTATTGCTCGGAGTTTGGGGACCAGTCAATTATGGAGGTTACTGGAGGCCCCGGTCCAAGAATCTTGTGTTGCCTGTACAGTGTAGCCATCGCTGCCGCTTTGCCCCCAAATATGGATGCCACTGGAGAGAATGTGCTGTGTGCCTTCACATCAACCAAGGAATCAAGATATCTAAAGAG GCTTTCTGGTTGTTTCACTCCACATCAGATTCTCTTATCAAGATGTGA